A region of the Salvelinus alpinus chromosome 24, SLU_Salpinus.1, whole genome shotgun sequence genome:
CAATTTCAGGCATATAGTGATTCTGTTCCAACAATCAATATGTCTGCAATAGTGCTGTGTTTACTGTGAGGGGGAGTAGAAAAGGGAAGGTTGACAGGATATTAATTTATAGATCATAAATGCATAGCCTATGATATATATTGCAGCATCCACTGTGACAGTGAAACTAAATGACATCAATTTAAAAGTTGCGCTCAATGAATGAGATAAGAATTCAAGTCTGAGCAAGTGAGGCTTTAGGATAAAATGGGACTAGAAGCGAATGCTCTTCTCATGAATTCAGATGATTTATCTAGGCTAAATGTAGGAAACAGGAGATTTCTTTGACTTGTGTTATAAGAACCCTTTTTCTAAAGATCTTTTATGATATTTTTGGTAATATGAAGCCTACAAAGCTCTATGTTGAACATTCTGAAAGATAAGTGGCAGTCAGTTTAAACATTGTCAATGGAATGTAGCTCTGTGATACAATGTTATACAATGTAGGCTATACATTGTGTCACAATGTATCATAAGCATGATACTATGTACAAACATTATAATAAACATATTGTAAAAAGACTGCCtctgtttttttaaacaataAAACCCACATGTAGGGTAAAGAAACATATTTCCTCACAAAAAAATTCCTGCGGGTAGGGTATGAATCCGAGAGTGAATAACGTCCGGCTTTATGAATAACAAAAGCACAACTCAAACTTCTGCCTTCCACAACCTCCAACCAATAAGCTCACGGCAATTCTGACCATGACCAATGGCTGCGTCCCTGGACAAATCTGCGCAGATGTTTGAAGGGCGGTCCTGTTGAAAAAGGTATGCTGGAGCCGCAAGACTTGGGAGGGAAAGTAGATACTTTCGTTAAGCGAAGGCATAAAGAAAAGCTGGTCGAATTTCTAATCTATTTTGGAGAAATATAGTCTATAAAGACAGGTAGGGTAGGCTACTtataaacacatttatttttgtaTCACGCGTAAAGTAATAAGACGTTGGTTATAACCACATTATAAGATATATCTTGGTGAGGTTTGATTTTGGCATCATTCAATTCAACGATTGATAACTTCATGGCTTCGATAGCAACTGATACTGATCGTAGCTGCAAATTGAACGGGCCGTCGACAATTTACGGTAGGATTGGCACAAGAAGACAAGGCAAGACAAGCATAACCGGTAAAATGCAGCCCAAAGACACGGAATATTCAACAGATGGGTTACCCAAAGCCTTTTTACACAGTTTGAGGACACTCTTTGACATCCTCGATGATGGGAAGAGAGGGTATGTGCACATATCGGAGATTGAGAGTAGATGGCAAGGGGCAGATACTCATGATTTGCCCGGCGGTGTTCTGGAGTGTCTGAGGCGGGTGGCCCCACCGCATGGTTGCCTGACATTTGAGCGCTTCGTGGCGGGGCTGCGATACTCCATGCCGAACCCGGACAACAACAACCACATAAAGGCTCAGGTTTCCCTGCACCCGAAACATGCACTCCTGCAATCGAAACGGCACCATATGCCAGCGCAAAAACCTGCCCCGCTCTCTACCTGCTCTGTCGGAACTCGGATTGAAAACAAAGTTCGCCCACTGGGTCCAAGCAACGGGACAAATACGCATCACAAACGCGCGTCCTCACTTCAGAGTCGGTCCAGACATAATGAGGGGAACACTGGATACCCACCAGTCACCTCGGTCGTAGGTGGTCCCATGCGTTACACCAATACGGGTTATGAGAGAACAGGCAGAAGTTTGGAACGGGTAACCATTGTGCCCGAAAGCGGTTCATATCGAGCGGATTCGGTTCGGATGGGGAAGCAGGCGCATCCACAGCAGAGTCGGGTGAGGTCCACAGAGTCCCTTGCTCTCGAGTCATCAAGTCTCCAAAAACCAAGTAAGTTTGATTATCAAAGATCAATAAAATCAGGACCAGTCTTCCAtcatctctatctatctatctccccCCCATGTGTATGTATTTTGTTTCTCACTATGCTAAGCGATCAGTACTCGTCCTCAGCAATAAGATCAAGTGGGGTATAAACAGGTCAGGGCTATTCTGCTGCCTCAGTCTCATTGACCCAggtgtggaggtagaggagtaggaaacacacattacacacatttCTATACCAGACTGTCATCACTAAACAACTGCAGCACTAGCACCAGGTTACAACATGTTTAGCATCACATGCTGACTAGACtaggttgaaaagcattaaacatgcaTGGAAATTTAGCTacctagcttgctgttgctagctaatttgtcctgcgatataaacattgggttgttattttacctgaaatgcacaaagtcccctactccgacaattaatccacagataaaagggtaaactgagtttgtttctagtaatctcccctccttcaggcttcttctttttctttggactttatatggcggttggcaaccaactttaaggtgcattaccaccaccgactggactggagtgtggacctcagttcatgtttcaatcacccacgtgggtatatgctcataaaaaccaatgaggacatacacacactttcacacatcgtatatgctgctgctactctattcTTATTTTACTCTTATGAGTATCTATCCTGGTGCctctatgtacatatctacctcaatgacctcatacccctgcacattgatctggtactgagcCCTGGTATGCCTCTCAAATCTCTCTGCTGCAGTGAAGAGTTTGTAATTGAATAATTGACCTCCAGTTCATCCAGAGTGAGTCACAGATCATGTCTCAAATTCTTCTGGATGCTTAGCCAGAGTTTAGACTGGGCTCTGGGCTCCTCCTATTGGGATCATCAGCCCAACTTTTCCTGATCCTTTCCTGGTCTCCCTCATTAGACTGACCTGTGTTCACTGAAGTCGGGAAAGCTATGGAGAaaatcctgctctctctctctcctatgtgCACACAggcacctcccccctctctctctctctcgctttctctctccctctctaatggCCCTGCTGAGTCCAAGCCTGTCTGTATCTATAACGGGGACATGTCCGTGAAGCAGCCTGGAGGCCCTGGCTAGCTACTTATATCAGTGCCACAGACccactctacccactactctctGTACAGCCATGGGATTGGAGAGTGTGGTGAATGGCAATGTAATCTCCCCCAGCAAACCCGCTGGATTAGCACAGATTACGTGCA
Encoded here:
- the LOC139552270 gene encoding suppressor APC domain-containing protein 2-like isoform X1 yields the protein MASIATDTDRSCKLNGPSTIYGRIGTRRQGKTSITGKMQPKDTEYSTDGLPKAFLHSLRTLFDILDDGKRGYVHISEIESRWQGADTHDLPGGVLECLRRVAPPHGCLTFERFVAGLRYSMPNPDNNNHIKAQVSLHPKHALLQSKRHHMPAQKPAPLSTCSVGTRIENKVRPLGPSNGTNTHHKRASSLQSRSRHNEGNTGYPPVTSVVGGPMRYTNTGYERTGRSLERVTIVPESGSYRADSVRMGKQAHPQQSRVRSTESLALESSSLQKPSIVEAGLPRSQSESATGLTVSRRHGRSRDEQRRHTITNGVDYGMLKQMKELEQEKDSLLAGLDVVERAREWYQTQIHNVTERQRHVGQSNHCTDFFTESQNQSHMNVLLPKLQEVNRCLNDLISCSGAQSFPSSSSQPTVISSSFQPPAPPQAIQRLKDQNRLLTQEVTDKGKRITQLEQEKSALIKQLFEARARSTHDSSTMDSTFI
- the LOC139552270 gene encoding suppressor APC domain-containing protein 2-like isoform X2, which codes for MASIATDTDRSCKLNGPSTIYGRIGTRRQGKTSITGKMQPKDTEYSTDGLPKAFLHSLRTLFDILDDGKRGYVHISEIESRWQGADTHDLPGGVLECLRRVAPPHGCLTFERFVAGLRYSMPNPDNNNHIKAQVSLHPKHALLQSKRHHMPAQKPAPLSTCSVGTRIENKVRPLGPSNGTNTHHKRASSLQSRSRHNEGNTGYPPVTSVVGGPMRYTNTGYERTGRSLERVTIVPESGSYRADSVRMGKQAHPQQSRVRSTESLALESSSLQKPSIVEAGLPRSQSESATGLTVSRRHGRSRDEQRRHTITNGVDYGMLKQMKELEQEKDSLLAGLDVVERAREWYQTQIHNVTERQRHVGQSNHCTDFFTESQNQSHMNVLLPKLQEVNRCLNDLISCSGASFPSSSSQPTVISSSFQPPAPPQAIQRLKDQNRLLTQEVTDKGKRITQLEQEKSALIKQLFEARARSTHDSSTMDSTFI